ACAGCCTCGCGGCGGCCGCGATCGCCGATTCCGCCCTGTCGGCGGGGACGGTGGCCCGGACGTAGCCGAGCCTGTCGTCAGTACGGCCTACGGAGCCGCCCTTGACGGCGTCGAGTTGCCGGGCGACCACATCGGTGTCGCCGGGCGCGGTCGCGATCATCATCGTGATGCTCTGCTCGCCGGCGGCCCTGGCCTCGGCGAGCAGGGCGGCGTCGAAGGAACCGAGCTTGTCGTGCGTGGACTTGAGCGGGTCGTCGAGTGTCGGTGGGGCCTGCGGAACGTCGGCCGCGAAGGCACCAGGTGTCGGCCCGGCGGCGCAGAACGTGGCCACCAGCCCCGCGACGACGGCGAGGCGGGCCACACGGACCGCGCCGGGTATCGGGGAACTGTGGGGGGTGGGAGACATACGGAATCCCTGCTGAGGAAGGAACGTGTGCGCACGAGCGACGGGGCGATCGCCTCTGGTCGCCGTGGTCCGAAGACGATCTCGGACGGTTGCCGATCATCGCACGGATGACCCAATAGTTCTTGAGACTTCACACAAGTTCCACGGCCTTCATGAGGCGAAGCGACCGAAGCGAGCCGACTGCCGACGGATCTCCCGAGCCTCGACGGGCAGGCAACAGGCTGCTGGGGCACCTCAGTTGACCCGACTGCCTCCAGCCCTCCCCGCTCACCTCGTCGGCCTCGTGGCGGCGGCCGCGCCGCAGGAAGCAGGGGCCGCCGGAACGAGCGCCGGCCGTTCCGAGGGAGCCGGTTCCGGTGCGGCGGCTGACGGCAGCGGCCGGCGTCACCCACACCACGCCGGGGACGGTGGCGAGTTACACGGCCTGCCGCGTGGTCGAGGCGCTTGCAGCCGGCCGGGGCTACGGTCAACAGCGGATGACCCGACCGAAACGACCACCCCAGCGGGCAGTCATCCGCGCAGGTCAGAGCCATACGGCCGACCCAGGCGCCGCCGCTTCCCAAGCTGGGAGTGCGAGTTCGATTCACGTCACCCGCTCCATGACAAAGACCCAGGTCAGCGACCCGGGCCTTTTTTGCTGCGCGCTTTCGCCGCTGACGATGCGAGCCCGGCTTCGACGTCGTCGGCGAGACCGGTGACGGCGACCAGGCCGTACGGCTCGCCGCGCGGCTGCGCCCAGACGTGGTGCTGATGGACCTCCGGCTGACCGACGACACGGCCCCCCGCACCGGGGGCAACGCCTCGACGCGACCCGGCGGATCACCGCCGACGCCCCCGGCAGCCGGGTCGTCGTCCTCACCGGATCCGGCACCCGGGCGACGTCGTACGGGCGATGGAGGCCGGCGCCCGCGGCTACATTCGCAAGGCGGGACCGCCCGAGGAACTGTTCCGGGCCGTGCGCGCCGCGGCGGCCGGCGGGACGGGGCTCGCCCCGGAGGCCGCCGGACACCTCGCCGGTCACCTGGCCGATCCGGGGGCAGCCCTGAGCAACCGGGAGATCGAGGTCGTACGACTGCTGGCACTGGGCCACAGCAACCGCTCCATCGCCGTCTCTCTCCATCTCACCGAGGCCACGATCAAGACCCACCTGGTCCACGTCTACCGCAAACTCGGCACGGAGAACCGGGCGAGCACGGTGTCCGAGACGGTCCGGCGAGGGCTGCTCGAACTGGGCTGAGCCGGCAGCAGGGCCCGGCCCGCTCCCTCGCCTAGCGCCAAGGGCGCCGGTCATCGTCCGCCCATCGCGGTACCGGCCGATGCGTTCGGTGGAGCAGCCCACGTAGTCGCCGATGAAGGAGCGCCGGAAGCGTTCGGTGGGCGGCGGGGCTGGGTGCCGTGACAGAGGCTGCCATTGAAATAAGGGAGGTCGCCCGGGGCTATGCCGACGGACACGAGAGCCGGGCCGGGCGGCGGAACATACTCGCGGACGAACGACACCTCCGGTCCGCCGGCTCCGGGCAGAACAGATCCATGCGGTGCGTCCCCGGCACGACCTCCAGCCCAGCATTGTCGCGGCAGCGTAGACCGAACCGCCGCCGCAGTGACCCGCCAGCGGGCCGAGCATCGACATGTCCGATGGAGCCGCCTCCGACTTGCTGCTGGGCAGTTCACCGAGCTGGCCCATGAGGCCGGGGCGCGGCTGCGCGCCGAGGGCGCGCCACCCCCGGCGCGTGCAGCTGTGGTCTCACCCGGGCAGCGTGCCCTCGTGTCGAAGTAGCCGCCGGTCGGGCCGTCGGGGCCCACCTGCGCCATGCGTACGGTGATAATTCCTCCGAGCCTCGCGCCGATGATCGTCACCGGAATGACCATGGTCCTTCCTGATCGCGGACCGCTGGGTGCACACCCGGCAGGTCACACCTGAAACGATGTTCCAGTAACGGCCTCGTCCCTGCCGGGCACGCTCCGGGTTCAGAGGTGGATCACCAGGCCACCTCACCGTGACGGTCACGGAAGGTCCCGGTCGGTCCGTCCGCTCCGATGGAGGCGAGTTCGACGATCGCCTCGGTCCCCTCGGTCACGGTCTGCGGGCCGCGGTGCCCGTTGAAGTCGGTCGCGGTGAAGCCCGGGTCGACCGCGTTCACCTTCAGGTCCGGCCAGGACTTCGCGTACTGCGTGGTCAGCATGGTCACGGCGGCCTTCGACGCTGTGTAGAGGGGCACGATGGCCTGGCTTTCGACGCGCTCGGCGTCGTGGGTCAGCGCGAACGACCCCATGCCGCTGGACACATTGACGATGACCGGGCTCGCGGACTTGCGGAGCAGGGGCAGGAACGCGTGCGTCACCCGGACGATCCCCACGACGTTGACCTCGAACACCGCGCTCGCGTCAGCGGCCGTGAGCTGGTCGGCGGGGCTGTACGGTCCGAGAACACCTGCGTTGTTGATCAGGACGTCGATGCCGCCCTCGCGAGCTCCGATGTCGGCGGCGGCCGCGGTCACCGACGCGTCGTCGGTCACATCGATCTGGACGAAACGGGCACCGAGGGCTTCGGCGGCGGCCTGGCCGCGCTCGGGATCGCGAGCGCCGAGGACGACGGTGTGGCCGGCCTCGATCAGTCGGCGGGCGGTCTCGTACCCGAGGGACTTGTTGGCTCCTGTGATGAATGTTGTTGTCATGCGTTCACTGTCGGCCCGTGCCGTGAGGACAACCAGTGCCCCCTGCGACGGTAGGACTGCCAGTACCAGGCACACCGCCTGCCCGGCGGACACAATGGCCGAGTGGACGAGACCCTTGGCACGGCATTGCGCCGCTGGCGCGACCGGCTTTCCCCTCTCGACGTCGGGCGGACTTCGCGGCCCGGACGGCGTGCCGTGGGGTTGCGGCGCGAGGAACTCGCCGACCTCGCAGGGCTGTCGGTCGACTACGTGGTACGGCTGGAACAGGGGCGTGCGACGAGCCCTTCGGCGCAGGTCGTCGCGAGCCTGGCCAGGGCACTGCAACTGCAACCCATGGAGCGCGACCACGCCTACCGGCTGGCCGGCCTCCTCCCACCGCAGGAGGGGACGATCTCCACCCATGTTCCAGCGGGGGTCCAGCGGATGCTGGCACGCCTCGGGGAGTTCCCCGTGGGCGTGTTCAGTGCCGACTGGACCCTGCTGTCCTGGACTCCCGCATGGGCAGTGCTGATGGGAGACCCCAGCGGACGGACACAGGCCGAGCGGAACCTGATGCGGGCGGCCTTCGCCGCAGGGCCCAGCCGGCTCGCGAACTGGCCAGTGATCCGGGACGGCGACGCCCTGCATCCAGCCCTCGTCGCCGATCTGCGCACGGCTCTCGTCGACTACCCCCGCGACCGGGGACTGATCGACCTTGTCGCGGAACTGCGCTCCACCAGTGCGGAGTTCACCCGGCTGTGGGACGAGGGCGCCGTCGGTCCGCACGTCTCGGCCCGCAAGACCGTCGTACACCCCCAGGTCGGCGAGGTGACATGCGACTGCGACGTGCTCACCGTCCCGGGCTGCGACGTCCGTCTCGTCGTGTACACGGTGGCCGCCGGTTCCGACGACGCCGAGAAACTGGACTTCCTCCGGGTCACGAACGGTGTCCGCACCGACGGATCGTCACCTGCGGGGCCCGGCCTGTTCTCCACGCCGTAACAGTCGGACCGGCCGGACCCGTCCAGTCGCCAGGTAGGCCAATGTGGACCGCCCCACGCCAGGTTGTCGCCGGTCAAGGGTGGCTTCGCCCGTGAGGCGGCGCGCTGCACGAGTCGGGCGACGGCGGGACCGATGGTCCAGCGTCCGGGACAGGTGCGTCCGGCGTTGCCGGCGGGATGTATGCGGATACGCTGACGCATCAATATTGCTGGAGGAGCAAATGAGCCTCGCGATGCATGCCGTCGCACTGTACTTGCGGGTCACCGCCAAGCCCGGCTTGTCGACCGCGGAGCGTGCCCGGGACCGGATGCGCAAGCCGAAGGGGCCTGCACAGCCACCTGCCGCGCTGAGCCGACGCCACGACGTGTCGGTGCGGCAGGTCAGCGGGTTCGACTGCTGGACCGTCCTGCCACGCGGGAAGGCGGCCACTCGCGGTGCCGTGTACCTGCACGGCGGGGCATACACCAGCGAGATCACCAAACAGCACTGGGCCCTGGTCGGCGCGCTGGCCGACGAAGGCGTCCAGGTCGAGGTGCCTCTCTACGGTCTCTCCCCCCAGCACACCTACCGCGAGGCGTATCCGCTGGTGATCGAGGTGTACCGGCAGCTGCTGGAGCGGTTGCCCGCCGCAGCGGTGACCCTCGCCGGCGACTCAGCCGGCGGCGGTCTCGCGCTCGGCATCGCCCAAGAACTCCCGGCGGCAGGCCTGCCACAGCCCCGCCGGATCGATCTGATCTCCCCCTGGCTCGACCTCACCCTCAGCCAACCCGCGGTGCAGGCCGCCGCACCGCACGACCCGTGGCTGTCCCCGGCCGGCCTCGTCGAGATGGGCCACGCCTGGGCGGGCGGCGACGATCCGTCCGACGCGCGCCTGAGCCCCATCAACGGCCCGCTGAACGGCCTCGCACCGGTGTCGGTGTTCATCGGCACCCGCGACATCTTCTACCCGGACGTGTGCCGCCTGCGCGACCGCGCAGCCGCCGAGGGAACGACACTCGACGTGACGGTCTGCGCGGGCGCCGTGCACGTCTACCCACTGACACCCACGCCCGAAGGCCGGGCCGCAGCCACCCGCCTCGTGAAGGACATCTCCCAGTAACCGAGTGTCGGACACAGCCCCGTTGATGCCCGCTACGGCCAGGGTGCAGCTCGGTGGTCAGGTCACCCGCGCCAGCGCCAGCGCCCGAGCCCCTGGTCCTCCGGCTCGACGGCGACACCCCCGGGCAGGCTCCTTCTACAGCTCCCCACTTTCCTCACCCTGGCGGCGTGCTGTCGGCCCGGCCCTTGTCCGCGGTCAGGTCCTGGACCCCGTACGGGATCGGCTTGCCCAAGATCGGCTCGGTGTCCGCCGGGTCAGGAGTGGTGCAGTGCGTAGTGCTGGGCCAGAAGGCTCTTGCCGTAGTCGTTGCCATTCGGTTCGCGGACGATCGTGTGGACGTGGAAGCGCTCCGGTTCCCGGTTGTCCAGGAAGATTCCGGGATGGTTGTCGTACTCGATCAGCAGGACCGGGGAATGGACGCGGTAGTAGAAGGGGCTTGTGTCGCCGTGTTGACCGCGCCAGACGAAGCGGGTGGTGTCGAGGTGGTCCACGACCTGGTCGAGCTTCGCTGCGGCGTGGTCTGCGGGGAGACGGCCGAGGTACACCTTCACCAGGTCGAGGAGGAGACCTTGTTGGGCGTCGGTCAGCTCCTCGCCCGCGATCCCCTCGGCCGGGAGCACCAGGTTGTCCGCGCCGGCCCCGGCGAGGTGGCGGCCGTTGAAGGGGCCGGCGAGTTCGGGCGGCAGGTCGGCGGCGAGCAGGGAATCGCCTTGGAGGAATCGGTCCTCCTGGTCCGGTGAGAGAGCGCGCCGTAGGGCCAGGCCGTGGTCCGTCTCCTCGTCGAAGGCGCGGACTCCCGCGTAGCGGGTGCCTTGCGCGATCGCCGGTTCGGCGCCGAGGAAGACCGGGGCGAGGACGACCTGGGTACCCACGAAGACGCAGTGGACGTCCACGTGGTGGCCCATGAGCTGCCAGCCCCAGGGCTCGGACGCGGCGGGGTCCCCGAAGACGGTGAAGTGGTAGGCGTATTCGCGCAGTGTGTCGCGATAGTCGTCGACGTACTCGCCGAGTGCGCCGTTGAGCTTCATGGCGCTGCGCACGACGTGGAAGCCCTCCGGGCTCAGGCTCGCCTCCATCACCGCGAGTGTCGCCTCGCGCTGCGCCTCGGTCAGCCGGTCCAGCCGCATGCCCTTCGGCGTCCACACCGGCAGTGCGTTCGTCCACAGCCGCCAGTCCGGGGAGTCCATCGGAAGACGTGCGAGCCCGCGCTGGTACGGCTCCAGCGTGTCGAGGTAGGCGCGGGCGGCGTCGACTGCTCTCCGGGCGGAGATCCCGGTGTCCTTCAGGGTGTACAGGTCCGGCCGGGGGCGTCCGTCGGTGGTGACGCCGACGTAGGGGTCCCGGTAGTGCCGCAGCGCGGCGGACAGCTCCCAGGCGTCCTTTTCCGGCAGCAGATCCGCGTGCAGGATCGCGTCTGCGATGGGCAGCATCCCGCGCGGGCCCGGGCCGGCGATGTGCGGCTCGTTCATTACGAACTCCTGCTCTCTGTAAGCGAGTTACCGTGTCGGAACGGCGAGGACTGTGGTGGGTGCGATGAAGAGCTGA
This genomic interval from Streptomyces sp. B21-083 contains the following:
- a CDS encoding SDR family NAD(P)-dependent oxidoreductase; translated protein: MTTTFITGANKSLGYETARRLIEAGHTVVLGARDPERGQAAAEALGARFVQIDVTDDASVTAAAADIGAREGGIDVLINNAGVLGPYSPADQLTAADASAVFEVNVVGIVRVTHAFLPLLRKSASPVIVNVSSGMGSFALTHDAERVESQAIVPLYTASKAAVTMLTTQYAKSWPDLKVNAVDPGFTATDFNGHRGPQTVTEGTEAIVELASIGADGPTGTFRDRHGEVAW
- a CDS encoding helix-turn-helix transcriptional regulator, whose protein sequence is MDETLGTALRRWRDRLSPLDVGRTSRPGRRAVGLRREELADLAGLSVDYVVRLEQGRATSPSAQVVASLARALQLQPMERDHAYRLAGLLPPQEGTISTHVPAGVQRMLARLGEFPVGVFSADWTLLSWTPAWAVLMGDPSGRTQAERNLMRAAFAAGPSRLANWPVIRDGDALHPALVADLRTALVDYPRDRGLIDLVAELRSTSAEFTRLWDEGAVGPHVSARKTVVHPQVGEVTCDCDVLTVPGCDVRLVVYTVAAGSDDAEKLDFLRVTNGVRTDGSSPAGPGLFSTP
- a CDS encoding DUF3500 domain-containing protein; amino-acid sequence: MNEPHIAGPGPRGMLPIADAILHADLLPEKDAWELSAALRHYRDPYVGVTTDGRPRPDLYTLKDTGISARRAVDAARAYLDTLEPYQRGLARLPMDSPDWRLWTNALPVWTPKGMRLDRLTEAQREATLAVMEASLSPEGFHVVRSAMKLNGALGEYVDDYRDTLREYAYHFTVFGDPAASEPWGWQLMGHHVDVHCVFVGTQVVLAPVFLGAEPAIAQGTRYAGVRAFDEETDHGLALRRALSPDQEDRFLQGDSLLAADLPPELAGPFNGRHLAGAGADNLVLPAEGIAGEELTDAQQGLLLDLVKVYLGRLPADHAAAKLDQVVDHLDTTRFVWRGQHGDTSPFYYRVHSPVLLIEYDNHPGIFLDNREPERFHVHTIVREPNGNDYGKSLLAQHYALHHS
- a CDS encoding alpha/beta hydrolase, producing MSLAMHAVALYLRVTAKPGLSTAERARDRMRKPKGPAQPPAALSRRHDVSVRQVSGFDCWTVLPRGKAATRGAVYLHGGAYTSEITKQHWALVGALADEGVQVEVPLYGLSPQHTYREAYPLVIEVYRQLLERLPAAAVTLAGDSAGGGLALGIAQELPAAGLPQPRRIDLISPWLDLTLSQPAVQAAAPHDPWLSPAGLVEMGHAWAGGDDPSDARLSPINGPLNGLAPVSVFIGTRDIFYPDVCRLRDRAAAEGTTLDVTVCAGAVHVYPLTPTPEGRAAATRLVKDISQ